From a region of the Oncorhynchus keta strain PuntledgeMale-10-30-2019 chromosome 13, Oket_V2, whole genome shotgun sequence genome:
- the sepsecs gene encoding O-phosphoseryl-tRNA(Sec) selenium transferase isoform X3: MNSENFSISEKIVSPSYIRQGKQARRSHEQLIRLLLEQGKCPEEGWSESTIELFLNELAVMDSNNFLGNCGVGEREGRVASSLVARRHYRLIHGIGRSGDIAAIQPKATGSSLLNKLTNSVVLDILKLSGVRSVTSCFVVPMATGMSLTLCFLTLRHKRPKGRYIIWPRIDQKSCFKAMITAGFEPVVVENILEGDELRTDMEAVERTVQELGAENILCIHSTTSCFAPRVPDRLEELATISAKYDIPHVVNNAYGVQSSKCMHLIQQGARVGRIDAFVQSLDKNFMVPVGGAIIAGFNESFIQEISRMYPGRASASPSLDVLITLLTLGASGYRKLLAEQKEMYTYLAQELKRLAAAHGERLLHTPHNPISLAMSLDGLQTQSGKSVTQLGSMLFTRQVSGASCPW, translated from the exons ATGAATAGTGAAAACTTTTCCATAAGTGAGAAGATTGTGTCGCCATCATACATTCGCCAGGGGAAACAGGCACGTCGCAGTCATGAGCAACTGATTCGACTGCTTTTGGAACAG GGCAAATGTCCTGAGGAGGGATGGAGCGAGAGCACAATAGAACTTTTCCTGAATGAACTGGCTGTGATGGACAGCAACAACTTCTTGGGAAATTGTGGAGTTggcgagagagagggcagagtggCCTCTAGTCTGGTGGCCCGACGACATTACAG GTTAATCCATGGGATAGGACGATCTGGGGACATTGCTGCAATTCAACCCAAGGCTACAGGTTCCAGTCTGCTGAACAAACTGACTAATTCAGTTGTGCTTGACATTTTAAAACTTTCAG gtgTGCGAAGTGTGACCAGTTGTTTCGTAGTTCCAATGGCAACAGGGATGAGCCTGACACTGTGCTTCCTAACACTTCGCCACAAGAGACCAAAGGGGCGCTACATCATCTGGCCCCGCATTGACCAGAAGTCCTGTTTCAAAGCCATGATCACTGCAG GTTTTGAACCAGTGGTGGTTGAGAACATTTTGGAGGGTGATGAGCTGAGAACAGATATGGAAGCTGTGGAACGTACGGTGCAAGAGCTGGGAGCCGAGAACATCCTTTGCATCCACTCCACTACTTCTTGCTTTGCCCCACGTGTTCCCGACAG ATTGGAGGAGCTAGCCACTATATCTGCCAAATATGATATCCCCCATGTTGTCAACAATGCTTATGGAGTGCAGTCATCCAAGTGTATGCACCTTATTCAGCAG GGAGCTCGTGTTGGAAGAATCGATGCCTTTGTACAAAGCCTGGACAAAAACTTCATGGTTCCAGTAGGTGGTGCCATAATTGCAGGTTTCAATGAGTCTTTCATTCAGGAGATCAGCAGAATGTATCCAG GTCGCGCATCAGCCTCACCCTCCCTAGATGTGCTCATCACCCTGCTCACCCTGGGAGCCAGCGGCTACAGGAAACTCCTGGCAGAGCAGAAG GAGATGTACACCTACCTGGCACAGGAGCTGAAAAGGCTTGCTGCGGCTCATGGGGAGAGACTGCTGCACACCCCACACAACCCCATATCACTGG CCATGTCTCTGGATGGCCTCCAGACACAGAGCGGCAAGTCTGTGACTCAACTGGGCTCCATGCTGTTCACCAGGCAGGTGTCTGGAGCCAG TTGCCCTTGGTAA
- the sepsecs gene encoding O-phosphoseryl-tRNA(Sec) selenium transferase isoform X1 — protein MNSENFSISEKIVSPSYIRQGKQARRSHEQLIRLLLEQGKCPEEGWSESTIELFLNELAVMDSNNFLGNCGVGEREGRVASSLVARRHYRLIHGIGRSGDIAAIQPKATGSSLLNKLTNSVVLDILKLSGVRSVTSCFVVPMATGMSLTLCFLTLRHKRPKGRYIIWPRIDQKSCFKAMITAGFEPVVVENILEGDELRTDMEAVERTVQELGAENILCIHSTTSCFAPRVPDRLEELATISAKYDIPHVVNNAYGVQSSKCMHLIQQGARVGRIDAFVQSLDKNFMVPVGGAIIAGFNESFIQEISRMYPGRASASPSLDVLITLLTLGASGYRKLLAEQKEMYTYLAQELKRLAAAHGERLLHTPHNPISLAMSLDGLQTQSGKSVTQLGSMLFTRQVSGARVVALGNKQMVSGHMFSGFMSHSEAYPHPYLNAASAVGITRDDVTLCIKRLDKCLKSLRKESSARSGSPIPLTGQEDHAGE, from the exons ATGAATAGTGAAAACTTTTCCATAAGTGAGAAGATTGTGTCGCCATCATACATTCGCCAGGGGAAACAGGCACGTCGCAGTCATGAGCAACTGATTCGACTGCTTTTGGAACAG GGCAAATGTCCTGAGGAGGGATGGAGCGAGAGCACAATAGAACTTTTCCTGAATGAACTGGCTGTGATGGACAGCAACAACTTCTTGGGAAATTGTGGAGTTggcgagagagagggcagagtggCCTCTAGTCTGGTGGCCCGACGACATTACAG GTTAATCCATGGGATAGGACGATCTGGGGACATTGCTGCAATTCAACCCAAGGCTACAGGTTCCAGTCTGCTGAACAAACTGACTAATTCAGTTGTGCTTGACATTTTAAAACTTTCAG gtgTGCGAAGTGTGACCAGTTGTTTCGTAGTTCCAATGGCAACAGGGATGAGCCTGACACTGTGCTTCCTAACACTTCGCCACAAGAGACCAAAGGGGCGCTACATCATCTGGCCCCGCATTGACCAGAAGTCCTGTTTCAAAGCCATGATCACTGCAG GTTTTGAACCAGTGGTGGTTGAGAACATTTTGGAGGGTGATGAGCTGAGAACAGATATGGAAGCTGTGGAACGTACGGTGCAAGAGCTGGGAGCCGAGAACATCCTTTGCATCCACTCCACTACTTCTTGCTTTGCCCCACGTGTTCCCGACAG ATTGGAGGAGCTAGCCACTATATCTGCCAAATATGATATCCCCCATGTTGTCAACAATGCTTATGGAGTGCAGTCATCCAAGTGTATGCACCTTATTCAGCAG GGAGCTCGTGTTGGAAGAATCGATGCCTTTGTACAAAGCCTGGACAAAAACTTCATGGTTCCAGTAGGTGGTGCCATAATTGCAGGTTTCAATGAGTCTTTCATTCAGGAGATCAGCAGAATGTATCCAG GTCGCGCATCAGCCTCACCCTCCCTAGATGTGCTCATCACCCTGCTCACCCTGGGAGCCAGCGGCTACAGGAAACTCCTGGCAGAGCAGAAG GAGATGTACACCTACCTGGCACAGGAGCTGAAAAGGCTTGCTGCGGCTCATGGGGAGAGACTGCTGCACACCCCACACAACCCCATATCACTGG CCATGTCTCTGGATGGCCTCCAGACACAGAGCGGCAAGTCTGTGACTCAACTGGGCTCCATGCTGTTCACCAGGCAGGTGTCTGGAGCCAG GGTAGTTGCCCTTGGTAACAAACAGATGGTGAGCGGTCACATGTTCTCTGGCTTCATGTCCCACTCAGAGGCGTACCCACACCCCTATCTCAATGCCGCCTCGGCTGTTGGCATCACACGGGATGACGTGACACTCTGCATCAAAAGACTGGACAAGTGCCTGAAGAGCCTCAGGAAGGAAAGCAGTGCAAGAAGTGGTTCACCAATACCTCTCACAGGCCAAGAAGACCATGCTGGAGAGTGA
- the sepsecs gene encoding O-phosphoseryl-tRNA(Sec) selenium transferase isoform X2, producing MNSENFSISEKIVSPSYIRQGKQARRSHEQLIRLLLEQGKCPEEGWSESTIELFLNELAVMDSNNFLGNCGVGEREGRVASSLVARRHYRLIHGIGRSGDIAAIQPKATGSSLLNKLTNSVVLDILKLSGVRSVTSCFVVPMATGMSLTLCFLTLRHKRPKGRYIIWPRIDQKSCFKAMITAGFEPVVVENILEGDELRTDMEAVERTVQELGAENILCIHSTTSCFAPRVPDRLEELATISAKYDIPHVVNNAYGVQSSKCMHLIQQGARVGRIDAFVQSLDKNFMVPVGGAIIAGFNESFIQEISRMYPGRASASPSLDVLITLLTLGASGYRKLLAEQKEMYTYLAQELKRLAAAHGERLLHTPHNPISLAMSLDGLQTQSGKSVTQLGSMLFTRQVSGARGVPTPLSQCRLGCWHHTG from the exons ATGAATAGTGAAAACTTTTCCATAAGTGAGAAGATTGTGTCGCCATCATACATTCGCCAGGGGAAACAGGCACGTCGCAGTCATGAGCAACTGATTCGACTGCTTTTGGAACAG GGCAAATGTCCTGAGGAGGGATGGAGCGAGAGCACAATAGAACTTTTCCTGAATGAACTGGCTGTGATGGACAGCAACAACTTCTTGGGAAATTGTGGAGTTggcgagagagagggcagagtggCCTCTAGTCTGGTGGCCCGACGACATTACAG GTTAATCCATGGGATAGGACGATCTGGGGACATTGCTGCAATTCAACCCAAGGCTACAGGTTCCAGTCTGCTGAACAAACTGACTAATTCAGTTGTGCTTGACATTTTAAAACTTTCAG gtgTGCGAAGTGTGACCAGTTGTTTCGTAGTTCCAATGGCAACAGGGATGAGCCTGACACTGTGCTTCCTAACACTTCGCCACAAGAGACCAAAGGGGCGCTACATCATCTGGCCCCGCATTGACCAGAAGTCCTGTTTCAAAGCCATGATCACTGCAG GTTTTGAACCAGTGGTGGTTGAGAACATTTTGGAGGGTGATGAGCTGAGAACAGATATGGAAGCTGTGGAACGTACGGTGCAAGAGCTGGGAGCCGAGAACATCCTTTGCATCCACTCCACTACTTCTTGCTTTGCCCCACGTGTTCCCGACAG ATTGGAGGAGCTAGCCACTATATCTGCCAAATATGATATCCCCCATGTTGTCAACAATGCTTATGGAGTGCAGTCATCCAAGTGTATGCACCTTATTCAGCAG GGAGCTCGTGTTGGAAGAATCGATGCCTTTGTACAAAGCCTGGACAAAAACTTCATGGTTCCAGTAGGTGGTGCCATAATTGCAGGTTTCAATGAGTCTTTCATTCAGGAGATCAGCAGAATGTATCCAG GTCGCGCATCAGCCTCACCCTCCCTAGATGTGCTCATCACCCTGCTCACCCTGGGAGCCAGCGGCTACAGGAAACTCCTGGCAGAGCAGAAG GAGATGTACACCTACCTGGCACAGGAGCTGAAAAGGCTTGCTGCGGCTCATGGGGAGAGACTGCTGCACACCCCACACAACCCCATATCACTGG CCATGTCTCTGGATGGCCTCCAGACACAGAGCGGCAAGTCTGTGACTCAACTGGGCTCCATGCTGTTCACCAGGCAGGTGTCTGGAGCCAG AGGCGTACCCACACCCCTATCTCAATGCCGCCTCGGCTGTTGGCATCACACGGGATGA